The genomic stretch CGATTTCTGTAACAGAAATTTGAGTTAAAATTGATGCCGCTACGGAACATCATATCCGTCTGAACAGGAATCCCTATTTTTGTGGCTATTCTTTTAAAAAATGCTCAGTCGTATAGATGAAATACAAGGGATGGGGTTCCATTTGGATTTGGTGCTCCGTAAGATTCAAAAGGCGTATTTGCGCAAATTTGATGAGCTTGGTGTGGACACGACCATTGAGCAATGGGTGATCCTGTATCAAATCCATCAATTGGGAGATGATGCCAGTCAGCGCGACATTGTGAACGAGAACTTTCGCAACCGTGCCACCACTTCGAGGGTAATTGGTGGACTGGAAAAAAAAGGTTGGATTTCCAAGACCCGTTTTGATGGGGATCAAAAGCGTTTTAAACTGGAACTGACCCCAAAAGGACAGGAAATTCTTGACCTCACACTTCCCAGTGCATTGGCCTTAAGAAAATTGGCCATAAAAGATGTGGATCCATCAGAATTTGAAACCTTTTTGAGGGTATTGGACAAAATGGGGGAGAACTACGAGGAAAATCAGCCCCAATAATCGAACGCCAGTTTGGTGATGGTGGCCAACCCGATGAACAGAATAAAAATCAAACTCAGTTTGCGGAACTTTTCCTGGGGAATGTAATGCAGTATCTTTTTCCCCAAATAGGTGCCTATCAATCCAATCGCGAACAAAAATGGCAGGTACATCAACTCTTGCTTTCCAATGTAGCCATTTCCGTAGTAGACAAAGGTTCGGGAGAAATCAATCATAAAATCTATGAAAGCCGAGGTAGCGATAAAGGCACTCTTCTCCAAATTGAAGGCGGCCATGGTCAATCCTCGAATGGCACCGCCCGTACCCAAAAGTCCTGCGGAAAAACCAGACAATGACCCTCCGATGATGGAATTTTTTTTGTTGGGAAGAATGACGATTTCACTTTTGATGAGGAACAACAAACTGAAAACCACAAGGAAAACCCCCAACACAATTTCAAGGATGGCACTATCGGCTATTTTTGATAGAAATCCCCCAATAATGACAAATAGCACCGACGGAACACCGATATAGAGCAACAGTTTTTTGTCCAGCCCTTTCTTGAAAAGAAATATTTTGCTGAGGTTACTGGAGAGGTGAAAGATGGCCGTCATTCCCAGAACGGAGTAAAAATCAAAGTAAAAATTCCCCAGAGGCACAAAAAATACCGACGAGCCAAACCCGCCAATGGTACCGATGATTTCCGCGACCAAGGCCAAGAGCAGAAAAATGTAATTGACTTTCATACCTCTGAAAGATAGCTTGGTAATTTATTTGAATACAGATTTTATGTCATTTTAACCAAAAATAATCTTAAAATTAGGTTTTTGGGTTAATGGAGCATATAAACTGGACAATCTATTGGACGCGGAGATAGGAAAACTGCTGCAACTTTGTACCCGTATAACTTTAGATATACAATTGCTATGAAAAAGAATATGTTTTACCCAACAATATGGTCGACAGCTCCTTACACGCCTAATGTAATAGCGGATTGGGATGGTTCCGACTCAAAAATTACCGAATTGATCCTGAAAAATGAGGCGGCCACATCGCTCAACGTTTCCGAAATGCACTTGAACATTACTAAGTTCTCGGCTGTGGATGAGCAGGGCAATGAGCATTTTATTATTGATTTTCCCGGCCAGAACCCGGTTACCCTTAAAGGCATTGCCTCTGGAAACTTCATCCGTTCCAAAAGCGTGCTATCT from Flagellimonas oceani encodes the following:
- a CDS encoding MarR family winged helix-turn-helix transcriptional regulator; amino-acid sequence: MLSRIDEIQGMGFHLDLVLRKIQKAYLRKFDELGVDTTIEQWVILYQIHQLGDDASQRDIVNENFRNRATTSRVIGGLEKKGWISKTRFDGDQKRFKLELTPKGQEILDLTLPSALALRKLAIKDVDPSEFETFLRVLDKMGENYEENQPQ
- a CDS encoding sulfite exporter TauE/SafE family protein, with the translated sequence MKVNYIFLLLALVAEIIGTIGGFGSSVFFVPLGNFYFDFYSVLGMTAIFHLSSNLSKIFLFKKGLDKKLLLYIGVPSVLFVIIGGFLSKIADSAILEIVLGVFLVVFSLLFLIKSEIVILPNKKNSIIGGSLSGFSAGLLGTGGAIRGLTMAAFNLEKSAFIATSAFIDFMIDFSRTFVYYGNGYIGKQELMYLPFLFAIGLIGTYLGKKILHYIPQEKFRKLSLIFILFIGLATITKLAFDYWG